GACCTCGGCGAGCTGCACGAAGACCTCGATCGCCTTGTCCTGCTGTTCATTCAGAAGGTAGTTCAGGCCCCTGAAATAGCTGGAAGAAAGCGCGTTGACGCGTTCGCCGGAGGTACGCGCGCTGCTGCGGCGCGCCACCCACCATCCGGACATTGCTGCAGCCGGCAGCAGCAGGAACAGAAGGTACAGCGGATTCATGGGTCGATAACCGCTCCGGGTCCAGCGGAGGCCACCGGCTCACGCCGGACGGCCTCGCGCCGCAGGCGGGACAGGCGGCTCTTCAACGGCAGGACAACAGCCAGCCAGACGACTGCGCCGCCGGCGATCCATCCCAGCAGCAACCCGCCCAGCAAGGCCGCTCCCTTGGGCCAGGTGGACTGGAAGAAATAGAAGTCGAGTGCCACGGCGTCACTGTTGAGTGCGCCAAACAGTGCACCCGCGGCGAGGAAGACAAGTAATAGGACTATCCAGACAAAACGCATGGGCCGTGTACCTGCAGGGTCCGGCGACCGGCGCCGCGACGCGGGCTTGGGATCGGGCTCAGGAAGAGGAAGCCGACCCGATCGCGTGATTGACGCGCTCGCGCAATTCCTTGCCTGGCTTGAAGTGCGGGACGTGCTTGCCCG
This genomic stretch from Tahibacter amnicola harbors:
- a CDS encoding lipopolysaccharide assembly protein LapA domain-containing protein, producing the protein MRFVWIVLLLVFLAAGALFGALNSDAVALDFYFFQSTWPKGAALLGGLLLGWIAGGAVVWLAVVLPLKSRLSRLRREAVRREPVASAGPGAVIDP